In Nitrospira sp., one genomic interval encodes:
- the murA gene encoding UDP-N-acetylglucosamine 1-carboxyvinyltransferase, whose protein sequence is MDQIIIQGGTPLRGTVRTSGAKNAALPILASTILGGGECVLSNMPQVVDVLTMGKLLGMLGVTVTHEDGQTVVSAQAPASTEAPYDLVRTMRASVLVLGPLVARLGEAKVSLPGGCAIGSRPVNFHLAGLEKMGATVEIEHGYIKATARRLRGSRIYFDTPSVTGTENLMMAAVLADGTTVLENAAKEPEIADLATFLIKRGARIAGAGTDMITIEGVSELHGAEHAVIPDRIEAGTYLVAGAITGGEIVVERCRPDHMEPLLIKLRESGVELTEEQDLVRLKVTGRLKGTNVRTCPHPGFPTDMQAQFVALMAVAEGTSVVTETIFESRFMHVEELRRMGADIRVEGNRAVITGKEWLTGAPVMASDLRASAGLIVAGLAARGTTEVSRVYHLDRGYERLEEKLCALGASVERRKGK, encoded by the coding sequence ATGGACCAAATCATCATTCAAGGCGGCACGCCTCTGCGAGGAACGGTGCGCACCAGTGGGGCGAAGAACGCGGCCCTCCCGATACTGGCTTCGACGATCTTGGGCGGGGGCGAGTGCGTCCTGTCGAACATGCCGCAGGTCGTCGATGTGCTGACGATGGGGAAACTGTTGGGAATGCTGGGTGTTACCGTGACCCATGAAGACGGCCAGACTGTCGTGTCGGCTCAAGCCCCGGCCTCCACGGAAGCACCTTACGATCTGGTTCGGACCATGCGCGCATCGGTCCTGGTGTTGGGACCGCTGGTTGCCCGTCTGGGAGAGGCCAAGGTTTCCCTGCCCGGCGGATGCGCCATTGGGTCTCGACCGGTGAATTTCCACTTGGCCGGTCTGGAGAAAATGGGGGCGACGGTCGAAATCGAGCATGGGTACATCAAGGCCACCGCGCGGCGATTACGAGGCAGCCGAATCTACTTCGACACTCCCAGCGTGACCGGGACGGAAAATTTGATGATGGCAGCAGTGTTGGCCGACGGCACGACGGTGTTGGAGAATGCCGCCAAAGAACCCGAGATCGCCGACTTGGCCACGTTTCTGATCAAGCGCGGGGCGCGTATCGCCGGAGCAGGCACCGACATGATTACGATCGAAGGCGTGTCTGAGTTGCACGGCGCCGAGCATGCGGTGATTCCCGATCGGATCGAAGCGGGGACCTATCTTGTGGCCGGCGCGATCACCGGCGGTGAGATCGTGGTGGAACGCTGTCGTCCAGATCACATGGAACCGCTCCTGATCAAGCTGCGAGAGAGCGGTGTCGAGTTGACCGAAGAGCAGGATCTAGTGCGTCTCAAGGTGACCGGCCGTCTCAAGGGGACCAATGTTCGGACCTGCCCGCACCCGGGTTTTCCCACAGACATGCAGGCGCAGTTTGTGGCGCTCATGGCGGTGGCCGAGGGAACCAGCGTGGTCACGGAAACCATTTTCGAAAGTCGCTTTATGCATGTGGAGGAACTGCGCCGAATGGGAGCCGACATTCGCGTCGAGGGAAACCGAGCGGTGATCACGGGAAAGGAGTGGTTAACGGGTGCTCCGGTGATGGCCTCTGACCTTCGGGCCAGCGCGGGGCTCATCGTCGCTGGGTTGGCGGCCCGAGGGACCACCGAGGTCTCGCGCGTCTACCATCTCGATCGGGGCTATGAGCGGCTCGAAGAGAAGTTGTGTGCCCTTGGGGCCAGCGTGGAACGGAGAAAGGGGAAGTGA
- a CDS encoding ATP phosphoribosyltransferase, giving the protein MSGSKRSCVPLGPAWNGERGSDAVKRKAVRQEPAQGLTIALSKGKLLGPVLQLMKRAGYGCDGLSSDSRKLVFACSTRPATFLIVRPTDVPTYVEHGAADVGVVGKDVLLEQDSDVYEPLDLKVGACRISVAALQGQASPDRWSSKIRVATKYPRVTERYFNQRGVPVEIVKLYGSIELAPIVGLADRIVDLVETGSTLRAHDLAEIEVITQSTARLIVNRASMKLKHEPLTALIAQLREAVANAEKSESGTRS; this is encoded by the coding sequence ATGAGCGGCTCGAAGAGAAGTTGTGTGCCCTTGGGGCCAGCGTGGAACGGAGAAAGGGGAAGTGACGCGGTGAAACGGAAGGCAGTGCGGCAGGAGCCGGCGCAAGGGCTGACGATCGCGTTGTCCAAGGGGAAATTGCTGGGGCCGGTGCTCCAGCTCATGAAGCGGGCCGGGTATGGCTGTGATGGGCTGTCGAGTGACAGTCGCAAGCTGGTATTTGCCTGCTCGACTCGGCCGGCGACGTTCCTGATCGTCCGCCCGACCGATGTGCCGACCTACGTCGAACACGGGGCCGCCGATGTCGGCGTCGTCGGAAAAGACGTGCTCCTGGAGCAGGACAGCGACGTCTATGAGCCGTTGGATTTGAAGGTCGGAGCGTGTAGAATCTCCGTCGCCGCTTTGCAGGGGCAGGCGTCGCCGGATCGATGGTCCTCCAAGATTCGAGTCGCCACGAAGTATCCCCGAGTGACCGAACGATACTTCAACCAGCGCGGCGTACCGGTTGAGATCGTGAAGTTGTATGGGTCGATTGAACTGGCGCCGATCGTCGGGCTAGCCGATCGCATCGTCGACCTCGTCGAAACAGGCAGTACCCTGCGGGCGCATGATCTGGCGGAGATCGAGGTGATTACGCAGTCTACCGCCCGCCTGATCGTGAATCGGGCCAGCATGAAGTTGAAACATGAGCCGTTGACGGCGTTGATTGCGCAGTTGCGGGAAGCGGTGGCGAACGCGGAAAAGTCCGAATCGGGAACGAGGAGCTGA
- the hisB gene encoding imidazoleglycerol-phosphate dehydratase HisB: protein MKSSGTAARRATLHRATKETDVRVEWALDGSGQGKVDTSIRFFDHMLDLLAKHGFFDLSVKATGDVDIDEHHTVEDVGIVMGQALHQALGEKAGIKRFGFASVPLDETLAHVTVDLSGRPYLVYNVSLPDRKIKSFDLGLFEDFFQAFVTHGGLNLHVNLQYGRNPHHIMEAIFKALAKALDQATMVEERLSGAVLSTKGSL from the coding sequence ATGAAATCATCAGGGACAGCAGCGCGCAGAGCAACTCTCCATAGGGCCACCAAGGAGACGGATGTCCGGGTCGAATGGGCGCTGGACGGCAGCGGGCAGGGGAAGGTTGATACCTCGATCCGGTTTTTCGATCACATGCTGGATCTGTTGGCGAAACACGGCTTTTTCGATCTCTCGGTGAAGGCCACAGGCGACGTGGATATCGATGAACACCATACGGTTGAGGACGTCGGGATCGTCATGGGGCAGGCGCTGCATCAGGCGTTGGGAGAAAAAGCCGGGATCAAGCGGTTTGGGTTCGCATCCGTCCCATTGGATGAGACCTTGGCGCACGTGACGGTCGACCTCAGCGGGCGGCCCTATCTCGTGTATAACGTCAGCTTGCCCGATCGAAAGATCAAGTCCTTCGATCTCGGCCTGTTCGAAGATTTTTTTCAAGCCTTCGTGACGCACGGCGGCCTGAATCTCCACGTCAATCTCCAATACGGACGCAATCCCCACCACATCATGGAGGCCATCTTCAAGGCGCTGGCCAAGGCTCTGGATCAGGCCACTATGGTTGAGGAACGGCTATCCGGCGCGGTGCTCTCGACGAAGGGAAGTCTCTGA
- the hisD gene encoding histidinol dehydrogenase, whose product MAIIASTDRGFAKALQKIVTRSRSQHGTVEKNVRTILQAVERGGDRAVLRYTKKFDRLTLTLDQLRVPAEEVKEAYYHIRKDEGDALRYAAERVRQFHERQRTKTWMYQERTATLGQLVTPLDAVGVYVPGGKAVYPSSVLMCAIPAKVAGVRRIVMCTPTPKGAINPYLLVAADIAGVDEIYRVGGVQAIGAMAFGTKTIAKVDKIVGPGNMYVASAKRLLYGTVGIDMVAGPSELLVVADGGAKPAHVAADLLCEAEHDEEAQVYLVTTSAELAREVVRLLHTQLKGLQREKIAAKSIARHFVAFVVPTMDEAIDVANAIAPEHLTLSVDRPFDYLERVRHAGALFLGRYTPPAVADYVAGPNHVLPTGATARFFSPLSVGDYVKVSNIVHYTKEELTKAKDHIVRLAHIEGFDAHAKSAQSRFV is encoded by the coding sequence ATGGCTATTATCGCCAGCACAGATCGAGGTTTTGCCAAAGCGCTGCAGAAGATCGTGACCCGGTCGCGATCCCAGCACGGCACGGTCGAGAAGAACGTCCGGACGATTCTCCAAGCCGTCGAGCGCGGCGGCGACCGAGCGGTGCTGCGGTATACCAAGAAGTTTGATCGTCTCACGCTCACGCTCGATCAGCTGCGTGTGCCGGCTGAGGAGGTCAAGGAGGCCTATTACCACATCCGCAAGGACGAAGGTGACGCCCTCCGCTATGCCGCCGAGCGTGTGCGGCAATTTCATGAACGGCAACGAACCAAGACCTGGATGTACCAGGAGCGCACCGCCACGCTGGGGCAGCTGGTCACTCCGCTGGACGCCGTGGGCGTGTACGTTCCGGGCGGCAAGGCGGTCTATCCCTCGTCGGTCCTGATGTGCGCCATTCCCGCGAAGGTTGCGGGGGTGCGGCGCATCGTCATGTGTACGCCCACGCCGAAGGGAGCCATCAATCCCTACCTACTGGTCGCTGCGGATATCGCCGGTGTCGACGAAATCTATCGGGTCGGGGGCGTGCAAGCGATTGGGGCGATGGCGTTCGGCACGAAGACCATCGCGAAGGTGGATAAGATCGTCGGTCCCGGCAACATGTACGTTGCCAGCGCGAAACGCCTCCTTTACGGCACGGTTGGCATCGATATGGTCGCAGGGCCCAGCGAGCTGCTGGTGGTGGCTGATGGGGGTGCCAAACCGGCCCACGTGGCGGCGGATTTGCTCTGCGAGGCGGAACATGACGAAGAGGCGCAGGTCTATCTCGTGACCACGTCCGCCGAGCTGGCTCGCGAGGTGGTGCGGCTGCTTCACACCCAATTAAAGGGGTTGCAACGCGAAAAAATCGCTGCGAAATCGATCGCGCGACATTTCGTGGCGTTCGTCGTGCCGACCATGGACGAGGCGATCGACGTTGCCAATGCCATCGCTCCCGAGCATTTGACGCTGTCCGTCGACCGGCCTTTCGACTATCTGGAGCGCGTGCGCCATGCGGGGGCCCTGTTCCTCGGTCGATATACGCCGCCAGCCGTGGCCGACTATGTCGCCGGCCCGAACCATGTGTTGCCGACCGGCGCCACCGCACGATTTTTCTCGCCGCTCTCCGTCGGGGACTATGTCAAGGTAAGCAACATCGTGCATTATACGAAGGAAGAGCTGACCAAAGCCAAAGATCATATTGTCCGGCTGGCACATATCGAAGGGTTCGATGCGCATGCCAAGTCGGCGCAGAGCAGGTTCGTATGA